In Cupriavidus basilensis, the following proteins share a genomic window:
- the leuC gene encoding 3-isopropylmalate dehydratase large subunit: protein MARTLFDKLWDAHVVRELGDGWALLHIDRHLLHDLSGPPALAEVAARGLPLHDPALVFSTPDHAVSSQPGRDGNTHVPGGRLWSALRDRSAAAGVTMFDLGQPGQGIVHVMGPELGIVLPGLTVICGDSHTCTNGGLGAMAFGVGSSESTHALATQTLRQQKPRRMRIRCDGVLAEGITAKDLALHIIGRLGAAAGGGYAIEFAGTAIEALEVEGRLTLCNLSVELGARFGMVAPDARTIEWLRGRPYAPSGAQFDGAAEYWRTLATDAGAVFDREEVIDATAVAPTITWGTSPEHAIAIDGHIPDPAAASDQAASAAIGAALDYMGLAPNAPIAGTPVDWVFIGSCANSRLSDLRAAAAVARGRRVAPGVTAWVVPGSENVKRAAEAEGLRTVFEDAGFGWREPGCSMCVAANGEQVPPGQRSVSTSNRNFVGRQGPGARTHLASPAMAAAAAVTGCMTDVRKLT from the coding sequence ATGGCGCGCACTCTCTTTGACAAGCTCTGGGACGCGCATGTGGTGCGCGAACTCGGCGATGGCTGGGCGCTGCTGCACATCGACCGTCACTTGCTGCACGATCTTTCCGGCCCGCCGGCGCTGGCCGAGGTGGCGGCGCGCGGCTTGCCGCTACATGATCCGGCGCTGGTGTTCTCCACGCCGGACCACGCGGTCTCCAGCCAGCCCGGGCGCGATGGCAATACCCATGTGCCGGGCGGGCGCCTGTGGTCTGCGCTGCGCGATCGCTCGGCCGCGGCGGGTGTGACGATGTTCGACCTCGGCCAGCCGGGGCAGGGCATCGTCCACGTGATGGGCCCAGAGCTGGGCATCGTGCTGCCCGGCCTGACGGTCATCTGCGGCGACAGCCATACCTGTACCAACGGCGGCCTGGGCGCGATGGCCTTCGGCGTGGGCTCGTCCGAGAGTACGCACGCGCTCGCCACGCAGACGCTGCGCCAGCAAAAGCCGCGGCGCATGCGCATCCGATGCGACGGCGTGCTGGCCGAGGGCATCACCGCGAAGGATCTGGCGCTGCATATCATCGGCCGCCTCGGCGCGGCGGCTGGCGGCGGCTATGCCATCGAGTTCGCCGGCACGGCCATCGAAGCGCTGGAAGTGGAAGGGCGCCTGACGCTGTGCAACCTGAGCGTGGAACTGGGCGCGCGCTTTGGCATGGTGGCGCCCGACGCGCGCACCATCGAATGGCTGCGCGGCCGCCCGTATGCGCCCTCCGGCGCGCAGTTCGACGGCGCGGCCGAGTACTGGCGCACGCTCGCCACCGATGCCGGTGCCGTGTTCGATCGCGAAGAGGTGATCGACGCCACCGCCGTGGCGCCCACCATCACGTGGGGCACCAGCCCCGAGCACGCGATCGCGATCGATGGGCACATCCCCGATCCGGCCGCCGCCAGCGACCAGGCGGCCAGTGCTGCCATTGGCGCCGCGCTGGATTACATGGGCCTGGCACCCAATGCCCCCATCGCCGGTACGCCGGTGGACTGGGTCTTTATCGGCTCCTGCGCGAACTCGCGCCTGTCCGACCTGCGCGCAGCGGCCGCCGTGGCGCGCGGGCGGCGCGTGGCCCCGGGCGTGACCGCCTGGGTGGTGCCGGGCTCGGAGAACGTCAAGCGCGCGGCCGAGGCCGAAGGGCTGCGCACCGTGTTCGAGGATGCGGGCTTTGGCTGGCGCGAGCCCGGCTGCAGCATGTGCGTGGCCGCCAACGGCGAGCAGGTGCCGCCCGGGCAGCGCTCGGTCTCCACCTCCAACCGCAATTTTGTCGGGCGTCAGGGGCCAGGTGCCCGCACCCATCTTGCCAGCCCCGCGATGGCCGCCGCCGCCGCGGTCACCGGCTGCATGACCGACGTACGGAAACTCACATGA
- the leuD gene encoding 3-isopropylmalate dehydratase small subunit, translated as MQPFTVVTGAAVPLLRANVDTDVIIRIERLTALPREQLGPYALEALRYRADGSEDPGCVFNQPAFRGAPVLLAGANFGCGSSREGAVWALMGLGVRCVIAPSYGDIFYNNCFQNGVLPIRLPAEAVQALAAQCASGAPVRVDLASATLSAPDGATVAFPVDRLRREALLHGLDDIGLTLKDDALIRAWQQADRTRRPWAWTVRRQDAA; from the coding sequence ATGCAACCCTTTACGGTCGTCACGGGCGCTGCCGTGCCGCTGCTGCGCGCCAACGTCGACACCGACGTGATCATCCGCATCGAGCGGCTCACCGCGTTGCCGCGCGAGCAACTCGGCCCCTATGCGCTGGAAGCGCTGCGCTACCGCGCCGATGGCAGCGAGGACCCGGGCTGCGTGTTCAACCAGCCGGCGTTTCGCGGCGCGCCGGTACTGCTGGCCGGCGCCAACTTTGGCTGCGGGTCCTCGCGCGAGGGCGCGGTGTGGGCGCTGATGGGCCTGGGCGTGCGCTGCGTGATCGCGCCGAGCTATGGCGATATCTTCTACAACAACTGCTTCCAGAATGGCGTGCTGCCGATCCGGCTCCCCGCCGAGGCGGTGCAGGCGCTGGCCGCGCAATGCGCAAGCGGCGCGCCGGTGCGCGTGGACCTGGCGAGCGCCACGCTGAGCGCGCCCGATGGCGCGACCGTCGCGTTTCCCGTCGACCGGTTGCGTCGTGAAGCCCTGCTGCACGGGCTGGACGATATCGGCCTTACGCTCAAGGACGATGCGCTGATCCGCGCCTGGCAGCAAGCCGATCGCACCCGCCGGCCCTGGGCCTGGACGGTGCGCCGGCAAGACGCGGCATGA
- a CDS encoding YbhB/YbcL family Raf kinase inhibitor-like protein, with protein MQHPLLLRAAGLLLRGRHAGDGSLACSDAVLAALPHTLALHSASFADHGAMPERHAGAGAGANCSPALVWTGLPATATHWLLLVEDPDVPLAYAIVHALAWGPASVGSLAEGALSRAPLPAGVTLAVNGLGHAAYDGPRPLPGHGPHRYVFQLFALAAEPPAGLAREALMAWLRTHAIARGRLNGVFQRDWRGRPLTPAIVASA; from the coding sequence TTGCAACATCCACTGTTGCTGCGCGCAGCCGGCCTGCTGCTGCGCGGACGCCACGCGGGCGATGGCAGCCTGGCATGCAGCGACGCCGTGCTGGCCGCATTGCCCCACACGCTGGCGCTGCACAGCGCGTCGTTTGCCGATCACGGCGCGATGCCCGAGCGCCACGCGGGCGCGGGCGCGGGCGCCAACTGCTCGCCCGCGCTGGTCTGGACGGGATTGCCGGCAACGGCCACGCACTGGCTGTTGCTGGTCGAGGATCCGGATGTGCCGCTGGCTTACGCCATCGTGCACGCGCTTGCCTGGGGCCCGGCCTCGGTCGGCTCGCTGGCCGAAGGCGCACTGTCGCGCGCGCCGTTGCCGGCCGGCGTGACACTGGCCGTCAACGGGCTGGGCCATGCCGCTTACGACGGCCCCCGGCCCCTGCCGGGGCACGGGCCGCATCGCTACGTGTTCCAGCTGTTCGCGCTTGCCGCCGAGCCGCCAGCGGGTCTTGCGCGCGAAGCGCTGATGGCGTGGCTGCGCACGCATGCCATCGCGCGGGGCCGGCTCAATGGCGTGTTCCAGCGCGACTGGCGAGGCCGGCCGCTGACTCCAGCGATCGTTGCGTCGGCTTGA
- a CDS encoding Bug family tripartite tricarboxylate transporter substrate binding protein, giving the protein MPSLIQRQTRCRAVGPLAIGAALLSACTLAAASPTASPGAWRPDRPVTLVVPYSAGGGTDATARAVSKPLGVLWGQPVVVENLPGADGLIGTRRVMEAKPDGYTLLLQVPAIVATRYTPGFKGIDPLARLDPITAISQSPAAVVASAKLPVKTFAELVQYCKTVAKTCSLGTGESLARISGKQLAAEAGLPDLIVVNYRGTGAIITDLIANNVNLAFTGITAALPHYKAGTLKILATQGRTRAAALPDVPTTAEAGYPQFQSVTWYGLFAPKGTPAAITQGIVAALREAVKDPEVQRTIAAAGAEPVANLPAEFAAQVRQESERLGALVKQYPFE; this is encoded by the coding sequence ATGCCATCCCTGATCCAACGACAAACCAGGTGCCGAGCCGTCGGCCCGCTCGCCATCGGCGCGGCACTGCTGTCGGCCTGCACGCTAGCCGCCGCCAGCCCCACTGCCAGCCCCGGCGCATGGCGCCCGGACCGTCCGGTCACACTGGTGGTCCCCTATAGCGCCGGCGGTGGTACGGACGCCACCGCACGCGCGGTGTCCAAGCCGCTTGGCGTGCTCTGGGGCCAGCCGGTGGTGGTGGAGAACCTGCCGGGCGCCGACGGCCTGATCGGCACGCGGCGCGTGATGGAGGCGAAGCCCGATGGTTATACGCTGCTGCTGCAGGTGCCGGCTATCGTGGCCACCAGGTACACGCCCGGGTTCAAGGGCATTGACCCGTTGGCGCGGCTCGACCCCATCACGGCGATTTCGCAGTCGCCCGCCGCGGTAGTAGCCAGCGCCAAGCTGCCCGTGAAGACGTTCGCGGAACTCGTGCAGTACTGCAAGACCGTCGCCAAGACCTGTTCGCTCGGCACCGGCGAAAGTCTAGCGCGCATCTCCGGCAAGCAACTGGCGGCGGAGGCGGGCTTGCCTGACCTCATTGTCGTCAACTACCGTGGCACCGGCGCCATCATCACGGACCTGATCGCCAACAACGTCAACCTGGCGTTCACCGGCATCACTGCCGCGCTGCCGCACTACAAGGCGGGCACGCTGAAGATCCTTGCCACGCAGGGGCGCACGCGCGCCGCCGCGCTGCCTGATGTGCCTACCACGGCCGAGGCCGGTTACCCGCAGTTCCAGTCGGTCACCTGGTATGGCCTGTTCGCGCCCAAGGGCACCCCGGCTGCGATCACGCAGGGCATTGTCGCCGCGCTGCGCGAGGCCGTGAAGGATCCGGAAGTGCAACGGACCATCGCCGCCGCGGGCGCCGAGCCGGTGGCGAATTTGCCTGCTGAGTTTGCCGCGCAGGTACGCCAGGAAAGCGAGCGCCTGGGGGCGCTGGTCAAGCAGTATCCATTCGAGTAA